The Labeo rohita strain BAU-BD-2019 chromosome 22, IGBB_LRoh.1.0, whole genome shotgun sequence genomic sequence GAGCAGAGTTCCTCAAATCTGGCACttgagatccactttcctgaAGAGATGAGCTCTAACTTTGATCagactctgcaggaaagtggacctcGTGGACAAGACTTGAGGATCCCTGTTGTAGAGCAACCACctataataaatatgcaaataagaaGATTTTGATTCTCTTTATTTCGCAccccctttaaaaacaaagtttCTTTATTAGctttgatggttccatgaaaaacctttaacatcaattgaatctttccattccacaaaagtttttttatggtggaaaaaaagttctttagatttgtaaaatattattcacatctcatatatgcaaatataaagaacattttgattCTCCATTTCAAGACCCCtttaaggttctttattgaCATTGGTGGTTCCTTGAAGAAGGTTCCTTTTATATGGTgtaaaaaggttctttagatttttaaaacactctTCACATTTCACATTGCATACTTTCTGTGCTGAGAGAGAAGTGTGATGTTGGACTAGCTGCTTACCGATGATGTGACTGTAAAATGAAACTGAACAATTCCAGGATATTcttgaagattagcagatatCACTCTTCTCTTGGTATCCAGAGAAGGTTTAAAGCTTTTTGACTGGAAGAACTGATCATTATCATAGAGGACAAAcccaatatttttattaaaacctaCAGAAAGAGTGAGATTGCTTTTAAAATGATCACTCTCAACAGATCATTTCATGTAGAATAATTATAAAGTACAAGAAGAGAAGTAGCATAATGGAGAATCCAGCTTTACCTTCACTGAATGTGACATTCATTTGAAGGTCAACTCTTTCTATGGGAATGTCAGCCACTGTTGTATACAGTTTTATTCTGTCAGGTGAAAAGTTCTTCCCTGGAAAAATTTAGATAAGTATGTATTTTAGAAACACGCCAACAGTCCAAAATGATATTTAACTCCTTACAGTACACTACTGATTATAAGTTTGGAATCATTACAAAatattctcttatgctcactaagtctgcattatttgatcaaaaatacaatgaaaatagtaatattgtgaaatattattacaatttaaaatagatgttttctatttaaatatatattaaagtgtaatttattcatgtgatgcaaagctgaattttcagcatcattactccagtctttagtatcacacatttctgattattataaatgttgaaaactgttgtgctgttgAATATTATTGTGAACACTTCAAACACTTGCCTTTAAAAGCAGTTAATTGCACTTGTTGGATCGGCTTTGTTGATTGGCCTGCTCCTTCAGTGTCTGCACTGCCATATTCGGTTGCACCAACAATGGATTTGGTTCCTCATGCAGAGACACTTCCTGTAGAGTCTGTGTTAGTCTGAACAAACAATCCAAAGTCAGACAAAAATACAGTGCTTATGATTTTACATCATATACTGTAAGATGGTACTGTATGTCAGTGGCAGTGAGTGTGAAAAGTTTTGTTACTCAGAAATTGCAGTATTGTTGACAGAAGAGAATATCTCACGACTTGCGTTCAGGAGCTGACTGACTGTAGCGACTACTGATACTGTGATATCCTGcacaacaaagaaacaaaaacaacttctCACAACATTTCTGGATAGTATTCAGTATTACATGACATTGTGTAGAGCATTTCATGCTGAACCTGGATTAGTCAATTTAGTATATCTGTTAATAGTATAGTCAAATTTTAGTAGGTCTGTCTATAGTATATCTGTCTATTTCATGTGAAGTTCGAAAGATTTGACACTGACATGCAATGTTTACACTGCGTGTGGAAAAGACAACAtgcaaatgatgaaaaaaataatcatgtaTACAAGAGTGAAGAGAGAATGGAAAAAGACataaacaagaaataaataaaaatgatttgctatGTTTTTAGCCtgatcatttaattttaaaaatggactCTAATAATGAGTACACCCACTCTGAAACTTAATAAACTCAGCAATTACTCTTTGCCCTCCTgaaagttataaaataaaacaaactacatTTCTTCTGGTGCAAGTTAAAGACAATTTTTGACCAGCTAGTGAGTGTTGAAGCAAAACATTTGGAAGAAAACTTGGAAGAGGAATGacaaatcattatttaatgtGGGAAATAAGCCAGAAGTAACACAGGAATTCAAAAACAATGTACTTGTTACAAGGtcactgaaaaaaatcagatcCACCAATGGTAATGATCAgtgattttgtatttatttattttttattttcttttatttatttattatttatttatttatttattggctgCAAAAGAGCAGAGAAATAGCAAGCAAATGTCTCAGGGCCAGcaaaaactatgaaaacacTTTTTCATCTCAcgtaataaaacatttacaaaatatagacttccaGGAGTCCATACTCTGGTTTTATGAGACCAAGTTGATAATTATGAATTTAACAGCATtctgaaatgttatgttgttgctagaggaggagtataGTCAGTAGTGTCATGTTTCACAGTgatgttcagtggtagtaaagctcttatgtagggatgtatgagtgctgaaggtgtgagggaggTGTGCTTTATCAATGGCTATGTGTACATGGACACTTTTTGCTTCCATCAGAATGAATTCATTCTGATTGATTAATCCGAACATAGTGTTTACATGAATACTAAATAAAGTGATCAGGTTGATGTGCATTTATATGTCAAAAGCTTCTGATTGGATTTAATCATGAACACACTGCATGAATATACAGAGTGTATTATATCTGCTTCGAACCTAATTAggcaacgaaaactcaagatcttcacagtttaatgtcacaaagggcttCAGACTGCCCAAAtttgttgatctgtttaaatctctaggaggaatttgtttaaaaaacacctgaaaatgGGTAAAATGACAAgtaactttaaatgttaatatttgtttaaggTTTATTACCGTAATATGTGCAGTTTGTTGGTCAGAGAGCAGGGCACTGGCTATTTGAGCTGCATTTGTGATGTTGTGGGGTGTTAGCCGTTCTGGTATGGATGTGAGGATCTGGGTACTGGAggctaaattctgtttttcttccACAGTAGCTCCAGAAACCTTgatataaagaaaaagaaaagaaaaagggggGAAAATCTGTGATGAAATCAGACTGTTTCTGTATTCATCTGAGGAAAATGTAAGAATAAGTatgataacactttattttgatagtccactttagacattctactaacagtaagtaactttgcaactgcatgtcaactagtcattagagtcttagtagactgtctgcttaatatcttctaacactcgtCTAAACTTTGCATGTATATGTTAACTTattactaaccctaaacctaacctaacagtctgctcttagtagacatgtagttgcaaatgaatgagaattagttgatatgtagttgcaaagttacttatagttagtagaatgtctaaagtggactatcaaaataaagtgtaacctaaGTAAGATTTATATGACTAAATATTACAATCATTGGGCATATACTACATACCTGTGCATTAATGGTGTCCAGTGTCCAACTACAATTTAGAATATTTGGAGGATCAAATAAGTGAGTATTTCTATTACAGAGGGCTGAAGCCCGGTGCATGCCAGctggaaataaacaaacaaataaataactattaGTTAAATGACAAGATATGGAAAGTACATTGAAAGGAACCTATGGAAagtatattgttataaaaaggGAACTAGTAAAGAGACTTAAATACCATTTGTTGTGTTTGGTTCACATTGCTCTTTAGAGGAAGCAAACTGGCCTAAGACAGTTTTAGGAAAGGTGAATGGTGTGGGCTTTTGTTCAGGGCAGgaatttgctgttaaaaaaaaaaaaaaaaaaaaaaaaaaaacacctttagtaaccttaaaacattttacaaaattattcagTCTATATATCATGCAATATTTTCAGTGGGTTTTTACAAATGTTGCAGACAGCTCCAGTCCAATTTTCATTGCAGATGCATTGCCCTTGTAGTAAGATACCCCCGTTTTGACACACCAGACTTGGTACGGTCACTGTTGTGTTGAGGGGGCTGATTGTTGTGTTGCTGTTCGGTACAATCACTGTTTTGTTGAGGGGGCTGACTGTTGTGATGCTGTTCGTTGTGGTCTCTGTTGTGTGGAGGGGGCTGATTGTTGTGATGCTGTTCGGTTCGGTCACTGTTGTGTGGAGGGGGCTGATTGTTGTGATGCTGTTTGGTTCGGTCACTGTTGTGTGGAGGGGGCTGATTGTTGTGATGCTGTTCGGTTCAGTCACTGTTGTGGAGAGGGGGCTGATTGTTGTGATGCTGTTCGTTGTGGTCTCTGTTGTGTGGAGGGAGCTGATTGTTGTGTCGCTGTTCGGTTCGGTCACTGTTGTGGAGAGGGGGTTGATTGTTGTGATATTGTTGTCGTCTGTGTTGTTGGCGCTCAATGAATTATTTAGACACCAAGTCTTCTCCAAAACAGCTGTTGACAGAAACAAAACATCAGGTAAAAGAATCCAATTTTGATCACTTGCCTTTAGTCTTGCTAAATCTGGTCCACCTTGACAACTTATAGAACCAACACCAAAAGCAAAGGCTGACTAAAGCCACATTCACATCACCAACAATATGTAGCGATTAATTTCAACAAGATCCAATTATATGAGaagtgttgggaaaagttacttttgaaagtaaCTGTGGTGGGACGAGTAAATGACAGACATAGTGggtgtgacgtcaggcctcagagaggcttttattaaacataaaattaaaaaaagcatcCAAAAAGGGGTAAATGAAGagtccaaaataaacaggggatctggtgtcctcgtcgtgctgggggttccgtgaaggaggggcagtgttcggaagggaagggtccaggtaaggagCGGAGTCCGGCAGCGACACGCGCTCCCCTCTGAGGTCTGTGGTGCGAGGGGTGGCGGCTTCATCGAGCTGCTTTGTCCACCTTGGCCTAAGGCACTTCCTGGAGATTGAACAGCCCAACACGCTGGTTCACGTCCAGACCGCGGGTCCAGCAGCTCGTCAATTTGGCGGCGCTCGTTCCCTTGACgctcccttcctggacccacgaggacaccagcgtgcatgcacgcgGTTTCAACAGCGgtggtgatgaggcttcattcacgtcaggtgtgcctcatcacacacCGCCAGACCTGCCTGTTTAGGCACCCCTCCTCTCTCACACACCCACTTctgtcgggagcctggtgaagggtgGCGATTAGAAGACgggatgatgatgataattagGGGGAaggcagccgactcgtcacaTCCCCCCCAACCAACATCCCCGTCCTCAGGCCGCCACCCACACGGGAGTCCTCAGCCAGGCTCCAGCGGTCAGAGTGGGCAGGGAATCCTCTCCAGACAACTCCCTCTCACAACGCACCGGACCAGGGACAGAGAAACCAGAATTTAGTCGACAGCC encodes the following:
- the LOC127154051 gene encoding mucin-3B-like; this translates as MDYCLLLLIATSAVLEKTWCLNNSLSANNTDDNNITTINPLSTTVTEPNSDTTISSLHTTETTTNSITTISPLSTTVTEPNSITTISPLHTTVTEPNSITTISPLHTTVTEPNSITTISPLHTTETTTNSITTVSPLNKTVIVPNSNTTISPLNTTVTVPSLVCQNGGILLQGQCICNENWTGAVCNISNSCPEQKPTPFTFPKTVLGQFASSKEQCEPNTTNAGMHRASALCNRNTHLFDPPNILNCSWTLDTINAQVSGATVEEKQNLASSTQILTSIPERLTPHNITNAAQIASALLSDQQTAHITDITVSVVATVSQLLNASREIFSSVNNTAISELTQTLQEVSLHEEPNPLLVQPNMAVQTLKEQANQQSRSNKCN